A window of Ictalurus furcatus strain D&B chromosome 18, Billie_1.0, whole genome shotgun sequence contains these coding sequences:
- the nudt2 gene encoding bis(5'-nucleosyl)-tetraphosphatase [asymmetrical] yields MMLRACGFIIFRRLAHPPSPDNIQYLLLQTSYGEHHWTPPKGHVDPGEDDLTTAWRETQEEAGLGKEHLRVLDGFLQRLHYQVRGKEKEVLYWLAELRDPGIKVKLSDEHQDYRWVKLDEACRLAKYTDLQDTLKNVQRFLEKAEKKP; encoded by the exons ATGATGCTCCGAGCTTGTGGCTTTATAATATTTCGCCGCCTGGCACATCCTCCTTCCCCAGACAACATCCAGTATCTTCTCCTGCAAACCTCATATGGAGAACACCACTGGACTCCACCCAAAG GTCATGTTGACCCTGGAGAGGACGACCTGACCACCGCATGGAGAGAGACTCAGGAGGAGGCGGGTTTGGGTAAAGAGCATCTGCGTGTGCTTGATGGCTTTCTGCAGAGATTGCATTATCAAGTGCGGGGTAAGGAAAAGGAGGTCCTCTATTGGCTGGCTGAGCTTCGTGACCCTGGCATAAAGGTCAAACTGTCGGATGAGCACCAAGACTACCGCTGGGTCAAGTTGGACGAGGCGTGCAGGCTTGCGAAGTACACGGATCTACAAGACACTCTTAAAAACGTGCAGCGCTTTTTGGAGAAGGCAGAAAAGAAACCGTGA
- the ube2r2 gene encoding ubiquitin-conjugating enzyme E2 R2 isoform X1, protein MAHQQMPSSQKALMLELKSLQEEPVEGFRITLVAESDLYNWEVAIFGPPNTLYEGGYFKAHIKFPIDYPYSPPTFRFLTKMWHPNIYENGDVCISILHPPVDDPQSGELPSERWNPTQNVRTILLSVISLLNEPNTFSPANVDASVMFRKWRDSKGKDKEYAEIIRKQVLATKADADRDGVKVPTTLAEYCIQTKVPSHDSSSDLLYDDLYDDDIEEEDDDDDEAEACGPAGDMSADCYGDEEDSGNEES, encoded by the exons ATGGCCCATCAGCAGATGCCCAGTTCCCAGAAGGCCCTAATGCTGGAGCTCAAGTCTCTGCAAGAGGAACCTGTCGAGGGCTTTCGCATAACGCTGGTGGCAGAATCAGACCTGTACAACTGGGAGGTGGCCATATTTGGACCCCCGAACACACTTTACGAGGGGGGATACTTTAAG GCCCATATAAAGTTCCCCATCGACTACCCGTACTCGCCACCAACCTTCCGCTTCCTAACCAAGATGTGGCACCCAAACATATACGAG AATGGCGATGTGTGTATTTCCATCTTGCATCCTCCCGTGGATGACCCTCAGAGTGGAGAGTTACCCTCAGAGAGGTGGAACCCTACACAGAATGTCAG aactATATTGCTGAGCGTGATCTCGCTGCTGAATGAGCCCAACACGTTTTCCCCAGCTAACGTGGATGCTTCGGTCATGTTCCGCAAATGGAGAGACAGCAAGGGAAAGGACAAGGAGTATGCTGAGATCATAAG GAAGCAGGTGCTGGCAACGAAGGCAGACGCTGATCGGGACGGCGTGAAGGTGCCCACTACGCTGGCCGAATATTGCATCCAGACCAAAGTGCCTTCCCacgacagcagctctgacttgCTTTACGACGACCTGTACGACGACGACATCGAGGAAgaggacgacgacgacgacgaagCAGAGGCCTGCGGGCCGGCTGGGGACATGAGCGCAGACTGCTACGGCGACGAAGAGGACTCTGGGAACGAGGAGTCTTGA
- the rfesd gene encoding Rieske domain-containing protein isoform X1, with translation MSEEETVPFLVANKKELIEAKRTSITVGDRVIVVIHHQGVFYAMDAHCYHAGGSLLNGDIEEIDNKLCIVCPKHKYKISLAEGEGLYNASNPKDKDKPPCWLSKGIKQRVHKVTEVDGNIYVTLSETPGWIDSDYYQTEKGRAELKKAKDSDTDKSATS, from the exons ATGTCCGAAGAGGAAACTGTACCGTTCTTAGTGGCGAACAAGAAGGAGCTCATCGAAGCCAAACGCACCAGCATCACCGTGGGGGACCGGGTCATAGTCGTCATTCATCACCAGGGAGTTTTCTATGCTATGGATGCGCACTGTTATC ATGCAGGTGGATCTTTGTTAAATGGAGATATTGAG gaaATTGACAACAAGCTTTGCATTGTGTGTCCAAAGCACAAGTACAAGATCAGCCTGGCAGAGGGCGAGGGGCTTTACAACGCCTCAAATCCAAAAGACAAAGACAAGCCGCCTTGCTGGTTGTCCAAAGGCATAAAACAACGAGTACACAAGGTGACTGAGGTGGACGGGAACATCTACGTGACGCTGTCCGAAACACCTGGGTGGATCGACTCGGACTATTATCAGACTGAAAAGGGCAGAGCGGAGCTGAAGAAAGCAAAGGATTCAGACACGGACAAATCAGCGACAAGCTAA
- the rfesd gene encoding Rieske domain-containing protein isoform X2 produces MSEEETVPFLVANKKELIEAKRTSITVGDRVIVVIHHQGVFYAMDAHCYHAGGSLLNGDIEHKYKISLAEGEGLYNASNPKDKDKPPCWLSKGIKQRVHKVTEVDGNIYVTLSETPGWIDSDYYQTEKGRAELKKAKDSDTDKSATS; encoded by the exons ATGTCCGAAGAGGAAACTGTACCGTTCTTAGTGGCGAACAAGAAGGAGCTCATCGAAGCCAAACGCACCAGCATCACCGTGGGGGACCGGGTCATAGTCGTCATTCATCACCAGGGAGTTTTCTATGCTATGGATGCGCACTGTTATC ATGCAGGTGGATCTTTGTTAAATGGAGATATTGAG CACAAGTACAAGATCAGCCTGGCAGAGGGCGAGGGGCTTTACAACGCCTCAAATCCAAAAGACAAAGACAAGCCGCCTTGCTGGTTGTCCAAAGGCATAAAACAACGAGTACACAAGGTGACTGAGGTGGACGGGAACATCTACGTGACGCTGTCCGAAACACCTGGGTGGATCGACTCGGACTATTATCAGACTGAAAAGGGCAGAGCGGAGCTGAAGAAAGCAAAGGATTCAGACACGGACAAATCAGCGACAAGCTAA
- the ube2r2 gene encoding ubiquitin-conjugating enzyme E2 R2 isoform X2, protein MAHQQMPSSQKALMLELKSLQEEPVEGFRITLVAESDLYNWEVAIFGPPNTLYEGGYFKAHIKFPIDYPYSPPTFRFLTKMWHPNIYESGELPSERWNPTQNVRTILLSVISLLNEPNTFSPANVDASVMFRKWRDSKGKDKEYAEIIRKQVLATKADADRDGVKVPTTLAEYCIQTKVPSHDSSSDLLYDDLYDDDIEEEDDDDDEAEACGPAGDMSADCYGDEEDSGNEES, encoded by the exons ATGGCCCATCAGCAGATGCCCAGTTCCCAGAAGGCCCTAATGCTGGAGCTCAAGTCTCTGCAAGAGGAACCTGTCGAGGGCTTTCGCATAACGCTGGTGGCAGAATCAGACCTGTACAACTGGGAGGTGGCCATATTTGGACCCCCGAACACACTTTACGAGGGGGGATACTTTAAG GCCCATATAAAGTTCCCCATCGACTACCCGTACTCGCCACCAACCTTCCGCTTCCTAACCAAGATGTGGCACCCAAACATATACGAG AGTGGAGAGTTACCCTCAGAGAGGTGGAACCCTACACAGAATGTCAG aactATATTGCTGAGCGTGATCTCGCTGCTGAATGAGCCCAACACGTTTTCCCCAGCTAACGTGGATGCTTCGGTCATGTTCCGCAAATGGAGAGACAGCAAGGGAAAGGACAAGGAGTATGCTGAGATCATAAG GAAGCAGGTGCTGGCAACGAAGGCAGACGCTGATCGGGACGGCGTGAAGGTGCCCACTACGCTGGCCGAATATTGCATCCAGACCAAAGTGCCTTCCCacgacagcagctctgacttgCTTTACGACGACCTGTACGACGACGACATCGAGGAAgaggacgacgacgacgacgaagCAGAGGCCTGCGGGCCGGCTGGGGACATGAGCGCAGACTGCTACGGCGACGAAGAGGACTCTGGGAACGAGGAGTCTTGA